The Solanum lycopersicum chromosome 9, SLM_r2.1 genome window below encodes:
- the LOC101260375 gene encoding cysteine-tryptophan domain-containing zinc finger protein 7 isoform X2, which produces MISGWSRDGRKGIGLGFDGGVEMMEETELEEGEAYSYDNYKKNDSTIDPDVSLSYLVLCISDNCITTSDSNSLPVSHISISYSVKDEKLYNVLGHFQSDFEGEVSAENLGSRFGGYGSFLPTYQISPSWSHPRTPQEANKNSRQVSPNNLLPEGGRQTTLGSSSTSLSGRFAASSARSAAVSVLKAPQFKGGTNSAQPTTRAEDFNFKGQKVKKQRNASDPKSLKLRIKVGPQNLSTQKNAEIYSGLGLDVSPSSSLDGSPIDSEGVSRDLQVSPDESPTSILQIMTSHPMSDTLLLSPLSDELISLTENEKHWGKCGYEGNKKAILESLPLANGTHYANGEASEARKLVTSDKKSLAKGKGCANENDSALLSKKDIDSLACEELVSKALKLPLLSNPYPNAADPPKDTEKTVDSSKTATKGKRKEASSERTSKKFLLPVTAIDKNSVEGSGGKVSSSRRTMEIKGTDCNDHSSGYLKKEGQNQEEKADASSNNGQSKDMNVRNVDAVSPLKQSSRQKSSSNNEDGMKLAPEKELFASRDTMKPKGNQCHHAQSTEVIKEGSVPDSFIASKGKKTSSSNMHLSKSEPEDMKKNLARDKYKEFFGDVEHELEDAETGLEQIHSKEMLKGSDVISKKRLERDSSMKEKVNGRKTEKPFASDEYPGLASDGAPHTVIESNPAAPPGVGAPVVKEDWVCCDKCQTWRILPLGTDPDSLPKKWVCKLQTWLPGLNRCGVSEEETTMVLRALYQAPMSGITAPAADKQYSEHEYPGGALSGPTSIDTSHASLEPQKAGIQTVDAGGKKIYGLKGVSSAIKQEGLLSSNGVKRNHQGTPNSRSSNGTTNSPSDENGHQLVGLPSSSIVEKQRPKQKEKRRSLENHPNGGIKSSKMRNTSETDLDGSTAKKFRRDDVHNDYNLIEAKPGQSSSTGLSGSEKIRDKYKYKQPKVDSLKNLAVAKNPESRSLDGSIQKCDIKDSLKRKRSDCQNPETQPPPDIIEETCDNDRKKEKKAKVSKSVGKDSSRSGASEETDVKGRNNKGDRVGQDLYSTVSQRSADAEDSPKRDLSALQPSVATTSSSSKVSGSHKNRTSLQEPKSSPVESVSSSPLRISKKDLCSATKRNPKRKDEHKSANSIPSSTPRWSSYGENDRCSNRSGMMKKEESSNGKHHGMESAELDYLEKDVHDVSGGTIKEKIKGSDFATHRHTDVIADPLGQANQYAFRTENSDQSLNNERRNNSQFHNNGSISKDEKVLFSQHKEKNRTIRSDSGKCKTKDRDSNESSDQRIDEGKLTSGRNKAEDKSGASSDRLQQGYKRDSFGELLNENVKGVIQSKFVDGAEVKLDVISGLDKRRAALTDRDDGRSSRKLASEKTQQIEVLEKGKSHLTSPSIRGQNETVQSSQPVPAFKREGVANLLAVDAFEGEMLNASRQGKKSESHPGNKPNSLRQSTPPANKARAPGARSPIRKDSASQAAANAIKEATNLKHLADRLKNSVPSESTSLYFQATLKFLHGASLLESCNDSAKHSEMNQSRQIYSSTAKLCEFVAHEYERLKDMAAVSLSYKCMEVAYLRVIYSSNFNANRYRNELQTALQIFPPDVDNLNNPTIVDKVTMAKGVASPQVTGTHAVSARNRASFTRLFNFAQEVYLAMDASRKSRVAFAAAYPGHSDTQCKVPALSVKKALDFSFHDVDDFLRLVRIAMEAISR; this is translated from the exons ATGATTTCTGGTTGGAGTAGAGATGGAAGGAAGGGGATAGGTTTAGGGTTTGATGGTGGAGTAGAAATGATGGAGGAAACTGAGCTTGAAGAAGGAGAGGCTTACAGTTATGATAATTATAAGAAGAATGATTCAACCATTGACCCTGATGTTTCTCTATCTTACCTT GTGTTGTGTATCAGTGATAACTGCATTACGACCTCTGATAGCAATTCTCTTCCAGTTTCTCATATATCTATCTCTTACTCTGTCAAGGACGAGAAACTTTACAATGTTTTGGGACATTTTCAAAGCGATTTTGAAGGTGAAGTTTCAGCTGAGAATCTGG GGTCGAGATTTGGCGGGTATGGTTCATTTTTACCTACTTATCAGATTTCTCCTTCTTGGTCTCATCCGAGGACTCCACAAGAGGCCAACAAAAATAGCAGACAAGTATCACCAAACAATCTGCTCCCTGAG GGTGGTCGACAAACCACATTAGGATCTTCAAGCACTTCTCTGTCAGGAAGGTTTGCAGCATCTTCTGCCCGTTCAGCAGCAGTATCTGTACTTAAGGCTCCACAATTCAAGGGGGGAACAAATTCTGCCCAACCAACTACTCGAGCTGAAGATTtcaattttaaaggtcaaaaaGTGAAGAAACAAAGAAATGCCTCGGACCCAAAATCGCTTAAGCTGCGTATCAAAGTTGGCCCTCAAAATTTGTCGACCCAAAAGAATGCGGAAATCTACAGTGGGCTTGGGCTGGATGTCTCTCCATCATCATCGCTGGATGGTAGCCCCATCGATAGTGAAGGGGTATCCCGTGACCTTCAGGTTTCCCCAGATGAGTCCCCTACTAGTATACTTCAG ATTATGACCTCACATCCAATGAGCGATACCTTATTGTTATCCCCCCTCTCAGACGAGTTGATTAGCTTGACCGAAAATGAAAAGCATTGGGGAAAATGTGGATATGAAGGGAACAAAAAGGCAATCCTTGAATCTTTGCCATTAGCGAATGGTACTCATTATGCAAATGGAGAAGCTTCAGAGGCGAGGAAATTGGTAACTTCTGACAAAAAATCCTTGGCAAAGGGCAAAGGCTGTGCTAATGAAAATGATAGTGCCTTATTATCAAAGAAGGATATTGATAGTCTGGCCTGTGAAGAACTTGTTTCAAAGGCCTTGAAACTCCCTCTTTTATCTAATCCATACCCTAATGCTGCTGATCCTCCAAAAGATACAGAGAAGACAGTTGACAGTTCAAAAACAGCCACTAAGGGTAAGAGAAAAGAAGCATCCTCTGAGCGGACATCCAAGAAATTTTTGCTGCCTGTCACTGCAATAGACAAAAATTCTGTTGAAGGGTCTGGTGGAAAGGTTTCCTCATCTAGGAGAACTATGGAAATTAAAGGGACAGATTGTAATGATCATAGCTCAGGATACTTGAAGAAAGAAGGCCAAAACCAAGAGGAAAAAGCTGATGCTTCATCCAACAACGGACAGTCTAAAGATATGAATGTGCGAAACGTAGATGCAGTTAGTCCCCTCAAGCAGTCATCTCGTCAGAAAAGCTCCTCCAACAATGAGGATGGAATGAAACTGGCTCCTGAAAAGGAACTTTTTGCATCTAGAGACACAATGAAACCCAAAGGAAATCAATGTCATCATGCCCAAAGTACTGAGGTAATAAAGGAAGGTTCTGTTCCTGATTCATTTATAGCATCTAAGGGTAAGAAAACCTCTTCTAGCAACATGCACCTATCTAAAAGTGAACCAGAGGACATGAAAAAGAACCTAGCCAGGGATAAATACAAAGAATTCTTCGGTGACGTAGAACACGAACTAGAAGATGCTGAAACTGGTTTGGAGCAAATTCATTCAAAGGAGATGCTCAAGGGTTCTGATGTAATCAGTAAGAAGAGACTTGAACGTGATAGCTCAATGAAGGAAAAAGTTAATGGTAGGAAAACTGAGAAGCCGTTTGCTTCCGATGAGTATCCTGGGTTGGCTTCAGATGGGGCTCCTCATACTGTCATTGAATCCAATCCTGCTGCACCTCCAGGAGTTGGGGCTCCGGTAGTTAAAGAAGATTGGGTATGTTGTGACAAGTGTCAGACTTGGCGTATATTGCCACTTGGCACTGATCCAGACAGTCTCCCCAAGAAGTGGGTTTGTAAATTGCAGACCTGGCT GCCTGGATTGAATCGCTGTGGTGTCAGTGAAGAGGAAACAACAATGGTTCTAAGAGCTCTTTACCAGGCGCCGATGAGTGGTATTACCGCCCCTGCTGCTGACAAACAATATAGTGAGCATGAATATCCTGGTGGGGCACTCTCAGGACCAACTTCTATTGACACTTCGCATGCCAGCCTAGAACCCCAAAAAGCAGGTATACAGACTGTTGATGCTGGTGGGAAGAAAATTTATGGATTAAAAGGTGTGTCTAGTGCCATCAAACAGGAAGGTTTACTGTCATCAAATGGTGTCAAAAGAAACCATCAGGGAACTCCAAATAGCAGAAGCTCAAATGGTACTACTAACTCTCCAAGTGATGAAAATGGCCATCAACTGGTGGGCCTACCAAGTAGCTCAATCGTAGAGAAGCAGAGACctaaacaaaaagagaagagaagatcACTTGAGAATCATCCTAATGGGG GTATAAAAAGTTCAAAGATGAGGAACACAAGTGAGACAGATTTGGATGGTTCTACAGCTAAAAAGTTCCGGAGAGATGATGTACATAATGATTACAATCTTATTGAGGCAAAACCGGGACAGAGCTCAAGCACTGGTTTATCTGGATCGGAGAAGATTagagataaatataaatacaagcAGCCAAAGGTTGATTCACTGAAAAATTTGGCTGTAGCAAAAAATCCAGAAAGCCGTTCTTTGGATGGTTCAATCCAAAAATGTGACATTAAAGACTCCCTTAAGAGGAAACGGAGTGATTGCCAGAATCCCGAGACACAGCCTCCCCCAGATATTATAGAAGAGACTTGTGATAACGACcgtaagaaagaaaagaaagcaaAGGTCTCCAAGTCCGTGGGAAAAGACTCCAGCAGAAGCGGAGCTAGTGAAGAGACTGATGTAAAAGGCAGAAATAATAAGGGAGACCGCGTAGGACAAGATCTTTATAGCACTGTGTCTCAGCGTAGTGCAGATGctgaagattctccaaaaaggGATTTGTCTGCTTTGCAGCCTTCTGTTGCAACCACTTCAAGCTCTTCTAAAGTGTCTGGTTCACATAAGAACAGAACTAGTCTTCAGGAACCGAAGAGTTCACCAGTAGAATCAGTATCTTCATCTCCTTTGAGGATTTCAAAAAAGGATTTATGCTCAGCAACTAAAAGGAACCCCAAGAGAAAAGACGAACACAAAAGTGCTAATTCCATTCCCAGTTCTACACCAAGGTGGTCTTCTTATGGTGAAAACGATAGGTGCAGCAATCGTTCTGGGATGATGAAGAAAGAAGAATCTTCCAATGGCAAGCATCATGGAATGGAGTCCGCTGAACTTGATTACCTGGAGAAAGATGTCCATGATGTATCAGGTGgtacaataaaagaaaagataaaaggtTCTGATTTTGCTACTCATCGGCACACTGATGTAATTGCTGATCCATTAGGTCAAGCTAATCAATATGCTTTCAGGACAGAGAACTCGGACCAAAGCCTAAATAATGAACGTAGAAACAACAGTCAGTTTCATAATAATGGGTCTATCTCCAAGGATGAGAAGGTTTTGTTTTCTCAGCATAAAGAAAAGAATCGTACCATTAGATCTGATTCTGGCAAATGTAAGACTAAGGATCGTGATTCAAATGAATCTTCCGATCAAAGAATAGATGAGGGGAAATTGACATCCGGAAGAAACAAGGCTGAGGATAAATCTGGTGCCAGTTCTGACAGATTACAACAAGGTTATAAGAGAGATTCTTTTGGAGAATTGTTGAATGAGAATGTAAAAGGTGTTATTCAATCGAAATTTGTTGATGGTGCTGAAGTTAAATTGGATGTTATATCCGGCCTGGATAAAAGGCGGGCTGCTCTAACTGATCGAGATGATGGGAGATCGTCTAGGAAGCTTGCATCTGAAAAAACTCAGCAAATTGAAGTACTTGAGAAAGGGAAGTCACACTTAACATCTCCTTCAATAAGAGGTCAGAATGAGACAGTTCAATCTTCACAACCAGTTCCTGCATTCAAGAGGGAGGGTGTGGCTAACTTGTTGGCAGTAGATGCATTTGAAGGAGAGATGTTGAACGCTTCAAGACAGGGTAAAAAATCTGAAAGCCACCCTGGAAACAAACCTAATAGTTTGCGACAATCTACTCCACCTGCAAATAAGGCCCGAGCTCCAGGCGCTCGCAGCCCTATTCGGAAGGATTCTGCAAGTCAGGCCGCTGCGAATGCCATTAAAGAAGCCACAAACCTAAAACATCTTGCAGATCGCCTCAAG AACTCTGTGCCAAGTGAAAGCACGAGTCTCTATTTTCAAGCAACCCTAAAGTTTCTCCATGGAGCATCCTTGTTAGAATCATGCAACGACAGTGCCAAACACAGTGAAATGAATCAGTCGAGGCAAATTTATAGCAGCACTGCGAAACTGTGCGA GTTTGTCGCCCATGAATATGAGAGATTGAAAGACATGGC